ATCCTTTATGATCCAGGCAGAGCAAATGTTCACCAACCCGGCTAAACTGCGGGCCAAAGAAGATTATATGAAAGGGATGTCCAAAGTAACCGCCGAGGATAAAAACTACCTGAAAAATCAACTGATCGCACAGGCGAAGCAATATTATTATGAACGTGTCGTGCTGGAGAAAAAACTAACCTTATTGAAAAACACGCAAAGCCTGCTGGAGTATATGCTCAAAGACGCGAATATCCGGCTTACTTATGGTAAAGAAAAGCTGCCTAATATTTACAAAGCCAAAGCAGACTTGTATCAGCTGGACAATACGCGGGAACAATTAAACGATGATATCAGCCAGAAGAATATCATGCTCAATACGCTGATGAACCGGGATAAACAAACGCCCTTTACCGTGGATACCAGCATTGTATTAAAGGAATACGAAACTGCTCTGACAGATACCGCAAGCCTTGCCAATGCCCGTAGTGATATTAAAGGGATCAGCCGGAATATTGATCTGCAGCAGTTGAATGCTAAAATGGAATACAGCAAGCGCAAGCCTGATTTCGGTATCCAGGCGGGACACATGTTCAGCTATGGGGGAATGGCGAACCAGTACATTTTAATGGCTTCGGTAACTATACCTATCGTCCCTTGGGCATCCAAAGAATACAAGGCCAACCTGAAAGGTATCCGGTATGAGGTAGCCGAACTACAGCAAAAAAAACTGGATATGCTGAACCAGGCTGAAGGGCAGCTGGCCGGTTTAAGAACGGATATGAGCAGCAAAAAAAGGCAGCTTAAAAACTATAAACAAAACATTATTCCTGCTTTACAGAATACGTACAAAACATCCCTGCTCGCTTATGAACAGAATACCGGCGATCTGCCATCTGTATTGGACAGCATTAAAGGTTTGCAGTCGGCCCGGATGGATGCTTTAGACCGTTTACAGGAACTTTTATTAGTACAGGTAGCTTATGAAAAAGAAAATGAAACTCATTAGGATCATACTGAGTGGTCTCCTGTTAATCACGATGCTGATCAGTGCCTGCTCGGATAAAAAGAAGCAATCCGGTATTGCTGCAGCACCGGTAAAAAGCGACATCAAATATACCTGCCCGATGCATCCGCAGATCATGGAAGATCATCCGGGCAATTGCCCCATATGCGGCATGACCCTGGTTAAAAAATCGGGCCAGACCAGTGAGCGGGCAGGCATCAGTCTGAACACGGTGTTGCAGCCAGTCAATTCATCGGTGATAGCTGACATAAATGCCATTAGCCCGGAAGAAAAATCGATTCCAACCCAAATCGTAGCCCAGGGCTATCTGGATTTTGATACACGGACATTTAATAACATTGCGGCCCGTTTTTCCGGACGTATCGAAAAGCTGTACATCAAATACGCATTCCAGAAAATACATGCAGGTCAGCGCATATTTGATATTTACAGCCCGGATATGGTTACCGCGCAGCAAGACCTGATCTATCTGATCAAAAATTCAGCCGGGGAAACGGGATTGATCAATGCGGCCAAACAAAAACTATCGTTATTAGGAATGACAACAGCACAGGTGGCCCTGGAAGTCAAAAGCGGTAATCCATTTTATAGTCTGCCGGTGTATAGTCCCTATGCCGGACATGTTCATGATATGCCGCATAGTCAAATGGCGGGCGTTACGAATGCCGAAGCACCACCAAATTTCGCAAACAATCTGCCGCTTTCCATCAAAGAGGGGATGTATGTAGAAAAAGGGCAGAATATTTTTAATGTGGTCAACCCGCATAAATTGTGGGCCGTGATCAAGATCGATCCATCGGCAGTTGCCGCTTTAAAAATAAACCAGTCTGTAAAGATCACCTTACCGGATATGCCCGGCAAAACAATCAGCGGGAAAGTCAACTTTATTGAACCTACCCTGCAGGACGGTGATAAAACCACCAGCATCAGGGTTTATATTGATAACATGGATCATGCCCTGAAAGTAAACAGCCTGGTTAACGCTAACATACAAACCCGTTCAGCAAAAGGCTTATGGATACCAAGATCGGCATTATTGGACTTAGGCCGTACAAAAATAGTATGGCTAAAAAAAGGGCCGTTATTTCAGGCTCATCAGGTAAATACGGGAATTATAAATGGCAATGAAATACAAATAACGAAAGGCTTATCCCTCACCGATAGCCTGGCTTCAAATGCTCAATATTTAACAGACAGTGAAGGATTTATTAAAACATCAGGCAATGAATAACAAGATCAAACAACATAGTTGGCTAAAACCATTGCAATTATTAGCCTTTTCCTTATTGATAGCTGCGCTGTTTGCCGCCTGTAAGCAAAAACCACAGCAGATTGTAAAAGTACAAAGCAAAGCTTATTACACATGTTCCATGCACCCGCAAATACACGAAGATCATCCAGGTAATTGCCCGATCTGTGGAATGAAGCTGATCAAAGTGGAGCTTACAGGAGGTAATATCAATACCGATATGAACAAGATCACTTTAACCGCTGGACAGATCCAGTTAGCAGGTATCAGGACAGACACGGTTCGGGAAGAAAATGTTGGGATTGAAAAAACATTGACCGGAACGGTAACCACTAATGAAAATACAGCAGCTGAGCTAAGTGCAAGAATAGCCGGCAGGATACAGCAGCTATTTGTGAGAACTACCGGCGAAAAAGTATCGGTCGGCCAGCCTGTGTATTCCCTTTATAGTGAAGACCTGCTGGAAGCTGAAAAGGAATACCTTCTGGCCAAACAGCAGCAGAAAGTGCTGCATAACCCGGATGTGGATTATCAGCAACTGATCAGTGCTGCCGAAAACAAACTGCAACTTTGGGGTCTGTCACCGGCACAGATCAGGAGCTTAGCTGCTTCCGGAAAAACATCTGCGATGACAACCGTTTTAAGCAAAATTAGCGGAACAGTTAGTGAAATAGCAGTTCATGAGGGAGATTATGTAACCGAGGGCATGTCCATACTGAAAACGCAGGCGTTAAACAGCTTATGGATAGAAGCTCAATTGTATGCCGGTGAAGCTGGGAATTATAAGCTAAATGACCAGGTTAGTGTTTCATTTCCTGACCTCGGCGGACAGGTCATTGCAGGTAAGGTTGAGTTTATTAACCCTGAATTATCGGATGCCTCCAAAGTGGATCTGATCAGGATCAGTATTCCTAACTCGCAAGACTTAATTAGACCCGGAATGCTGGCCTATATTTCTATTGCAAATAGTAAACAGCGTTCATTGGCCGTGCCTGCCTCTGCTGTTTTAACTGACGGCAAAGGGAGCCTGGTTTGGATAAAAAATGCAGATGGCAGCTTTTCAGCAAAAATGATAAAATCGGGTGCGGGTAACTCAAATTATGTATCTGTCCTTTCCGGCTTAAATCCTGGCGATATTGTGGTAACGAATGGCGCTTATTTATTAAACAGCGAAGCTATTTTTAAAAATGGGAATAATAGCATGAGCGGCATGAAAATGTAATTATAATATTTGGCACCAGTATTTAAGTAATTGCTTAAATACTGGTATATTTGCTGCTTAATTATGGAGATGAGCACCTGTAAACGAATTTTTGCTGATTCTGGACAAATTAAGAATTGCAAAGAAACCATTAAAGAAAACCAACAAGAATTTTCCGCATTGTCAGCGGCTTTAGCTTTAGCAGGTAATGAGGTCAGGTTGAAGATATTTTTTCTTTTGCACCAGGAAAAAGAATTGTGTCCCTGCGATCTCAGTAATATTCTGGAAATGACTATTCCGGCTATATCCCAACATCTGCGTAAATTAAAAGACGGCGGATTGATACAGTTTCGTAAGTCCGGGCAAACTATATTTTATTCGATTTGTCCGCCACATTTACCTTTGCTCCAACCTTTGTTTAATTTAATCAATCAGCCTTTATCAACCATCAAAGCATGAGCGTCAACATTCAAAACAGCTGGATTGGTGGCCTCGTTGCCGCATTAGCAGCATCCCTTTGCTGCATTACACCCTTGCTCGCCATATTTGGAGGAATAAGCGGGGCAGCTACCTATTTTAACTGGATAGAACCTTTCCGGCCTTATATTATTGGTTTGACCATGCTGATTTTTGCTGTGGCCTGGTATCAGCAATTGGCTGTGGTTCGCCGTGGGCAAGAGGATTGTTGTGAGCCTGTAAAACGATCATTCTGGAAGTCGAAAAAGTTTCTGCTCGTCGTAACCCTGTTTTCAGGAGTGGTAATTGCCTTTCCCTATTATTCTTCTTTTTTTTACAAAACCACTCAACCAATAGCAACCATTACTCCGCAAGCTAAATTCAAATTTGTTAAACTGAATATTAAAGGCATGGGCTGTGCGGATTGTACCAAACATATTGATGGAGTTTTAATGGGACTTAACGGCGTATCTGCATCCAACACGTCTTTTGAAAATGCGGAAACAGCTGTCCGTTATGATCCAACCAAAACGAACACCGACAGCATCAATCTAAAAATAAAAGAAATAGGGTATCAATCTACTTTGATCAAAAATAACTAATCTCATGGCAACAACGATCCTGCTTAATTCTATAATTACCTGTCCTCAATGCGGCTTTCAAAAAGAAGAAGAAATGCCAACTGATGCCTGCCAGTTTTTCTATGAATGTGAAAGCTGCAAGACCCGTTTAAAGCCGCTGGCTGGTGATTGCTGTGTCTTTTGCAGTTACGGATCAGTCAAATGTCCACCTGTTCAGCAGGGTACATCTTGCTGCGGTTAGAAGTCGTT
This region of Mucilaginibacter inviolabilis genomic DNA includes:
- a CDS encoding TolC family protein, encoding MKTKYQITYIVLICFAGLTAKAQVQRLPLDSVLARITANPSLQAYDAKISAQDVYATGSKSLDAPKISAGQYQTPYQVNPNTGSFMIQAEQMFTNPAKLRAKEDYMKGMSKVTAEDKNYLKNQLIAQAKQYYYERVVLEKKLTLLKNTQSLLEYMLKDANIRLTYGKEKLPNIYKAKADLYQLDNTREQLNDDISQKNIMLNTLMNRDKQTPFTVDTSIVLKEYETALTDTASLANARSDIKGISRNIDLQQLNAKMEYSKRKPDFGIQAGHMFSYGGMANQYILMASVTIPIVPWASKEYKANLKGIRYEVAELQQKKLDMLNQAEGQLAGLRTDMSSKKRQLKNYKQNIIPALQNTYKTSLLAYEQNTGDLPSVLDSIKGLQSARMDALDRLQELLLVQVAYEKENETH
- a CDS encoding HlyD family efflux transporter periplasmic adaptor subunit; translation: MKKKMKLIRIILSGLLLITMLISACSDKKKQSGIAAAPVKSDIKYTCPMHPQIMEDHPGNCPICGMTLVKKSGQTSERAGISLNTVLQPVNSSVIADINAISPEEKSIPTQIVAQGYLDFDTRTFNNIAARFSGRIEKLYIKYAFQKIHAGQRIFDIYSPDMVTAQQDLIYLIKNSAGETGLINAAKQKLSLLGMTTAQVALEVKSGNPFYSLPVYSPYAGHVHDMPHSQMAGVTNAEAPPNFANNLPLSIKEGMYVEKGQNIFNVVNPHKLWAVIKIDPSAVAALKINQSVKITLPDMPGKTISGKVNFIEPTLQDGDKTTSIRVYIDNMDHALKVNSLVNANIQTRSAKGLWIPRSALLDLGRTKIVWLKKGPLFQAHQVNTGIINGNEIQITKGLSLTDSLASNAQYLTDSEGFIKTSGNE
- a CDS encoding efflux RND transporter periplasmic adaptor subunit produces the protein MNNKIKQHSWLKPLQLLAFSLLIAALFAACKQKPQQIVKVQSKAYYTCSMHPQIHEDHPGNCPICGMKLIKVELTGGNINTDMNKITLTAGQIQLAGIRTDTVREENVGIEKTLTGTVTTNENTAAELSARIAGRIQQLFVRTTGEKVSVGQPVYSLYSEDLLEAEKEYLLAKQQQKVLHNPDVDYQQLISAAENKLQLWGLSPAQIRSLAASGKTSAMTTVLSKISGTVSEIAVHEGDYVTEGMSILKTQALNSLWIEAQLYAGEAGNYKLNDQVSVSFPDLGGQVIAGKVEFINPELSDASKVDLIRISIPNSQDLIRPGMLAYISIANSKQRSLAVPASAVLTDGKGSLVWIKNADGSFSAKMIKSGAGNSNYVSVLSGLNPGDIVVTNGAYLLNSEAIFKNGNNSMSGMKM
- a CDS encoding ArsR/SmtB family transcription factor; the protein is MEMSTCKRIFADSGQIKNCKETIKENQQEFSALSAALALAGNEVRLKIFFLLHQEKELCPCDLSNILEMTIPAISQHLRKLKDGGLIQFRKSGQTIFYSICPPHLPLLQPLFNLINQPLSTIKA
- the merTP gene encoding mercuric transport protein MerTP, with translation MSVNIQNSWIGGLVAALAASLCCITPLLAIFGGISGAATYFNWIEPFRPYIIGLTMLIFAVAWYQQLAVVRRGQEDCCEPVKRSFWKSKKFLLVVTLFSGVVIAFPYYSSFFYKTTQPIATITPQAKFKFVKLNIKGMGCADCTKHIDGVLMGLNGVSASNTSFENAETAVRYDPTKTNTDSINLKIKEIGYQSTLIKNN
- a CDS encoding GDCCVxC domain-containing (seleno)protein, which gives rise to MATTILLNSIITCPQCGFQKEEEMPTDACQFFYECESCKTRLKPLAGDCCVFCSYGSVKCPPVQQGTSCCG